A portion of the Pan troglodytes isolate AG18354 chromosome 10, NHGRI_mPanTro3-v2.0_pri, whole genome shotgun sequence genome contains these proteins:
- the LOC743637 gene encoding large ribosomal subunit protein mL53-like produces the protein MAAALARLGLRPVKQVRVQFCLFEKNVESTRTFLQAVSSEKVRSTNLNCSVIADVRHDGSEPCVDVLFGDGHRLIMRGAHLTALEMLTAFASHIRARDAAGSGDKPGADTGR, from the coding sequence ATGGCAGCTGCCTTGGCTCGGCTTGGTCTGCGGCCTGTCAAACAGGTTCGGGTTCAGTTCTGTCTCTTCGAGAAAAACGTGGAATCGACGAGGACCTTCCTGCAGGCGGTGAGCAGTGAGAAGGTCCGCTCCACTAATCTCAACTGCTCAGTGATTGCGGACGTGAGGCATGACGGCTCCGAGCCCTGCGTGGACGTGCTGTTCGGAGACGGGCATCGCCTGATTATGCGCGGCGCTCATCTCACCGCTCTGGAAATGCTCACCGCCTTCGCCTCCCACATCCGGGCCAGGGACGCGGCGGGCAGCGGGGACAAGCCGGGTGCTGATACTGGTCGCTGA